From the Nodularia sp. NIES-3585 genome, one window contains:
- a CDS encoding sucrose synthase — protein sequence MSELIQAILDSEEKSDLRSFVSQLRQEEKNYLLRNDILNVFIDYCSKSEKSETSAASSRLGKLIYYTQEIIQEDSSFCFIIRPKIASQEVYRLTDDLNVEPMSVQELLDLRDRFVDKYNPQEGDLLELDFGPFYDYTPIIRDPKNIGKGVQFLNRYLSSKIFQDSKQLLDSLLNFLRLHQYNGVQLLINDRIKTQQQLSTQIKKAITFVSDRPKDEPYEQFRFELQMIGFEPGWGNTASRVRDTLDILDELIDSPDPQTIESFISRIPMIFRIVLVSAHGWFGQEGVLGRPDTGGQVVYVLDQAKNLEKQLQEDAELAGLDGLNVEPKVIILTRLIPNSDGTLCNQRLEKVHGTENAWILRVPLREFNPNMTQNWISRFEFWPYLETFAIDSEKELLAEFQGNPDLIVGNYSDGNLVAFLLARRMDVTQCNIAHALEKSKYLFSNLYWEDLEDKYHFSLQFTADLIAMNAANFVVSSTYQEIVGTPDSVGQYESYKCFTMPELYHVVNGIELFSPKFNVVPPGVNESYYFPYTRKEDRVEADSDRLADILFTLEDPNQIFGKLDDPTKRPLFSVARLDRIKNLTGLAECYGKSPELQEHCNLILVAGKLRVEDSGDNEERDEIIKLYHIIEEYNLYGKIRWLGVRLTKSDSGEIYRVIADRKGIFVQPALFEAFGLTILESMVSGLPTFATQFGGPLEIIQDKVNGFYINPTNLEETAEKILEFVSKCDQSPQYWDAVSQEGINRVLSTYTWKIHTTKLLSLARIYGFWNFTSKENREDLLRYLEALFYLIYKPKAKELLEQHQHR from the coding sequence ATGTCTGAATTGATCCAAGCAATCCTGGATAGCGAAGAAAAAAGCGATTTGCGTTCCTTTGTGAGTCAGTTACGCCAGGAAGAAAAAAATTACTTGCTGCGTAACGACATCCTGAATGTATTTATTGATTATTGTTCCAAGTCGGAGAAGTCAGAAACTTCTGCTGCTTCTTCCCGCTTAGGCAAACTAATTTACTACACTCAGGAAATTATTCAAGAGGATTCAAGCTTCTGTTTTATCATTCGTCCCAAAATTGCTAGTCAAGAAGTTTATCGACTCACAGATGATTTGAATGTTGAGCCGATGTCAGTACAGGAACTGCTGGATCTACGCGATCGCTTCGTGGATAAATATAATCCCCAAGAAGGCGATTTGCTGGAACTGGATTTTGGCCCCTTTTATGATTACACCCCCATCATCCGCGACCCAAAAAACATTGGTAAGGGGGTGCAATTCCTCAACCGCTATCTGTCCAGCAAAATCTTCCAAGACTCGAAACAGTTGCTGGACAGCTTATTAAATTTCTTGCGTCTCCACCAATACAACGGTGTACAACTGCTGATCAATGATCGGATTAAGACTCAGCAACAACTTTCCACCCAAATTAAGAAAGCGATCACCTTTGTCAGCGATCGCCCCAAAGATGAACCCTACGAACAATTCCGCTTTGAATTGCAAATGATCGGTTTTGAACCGGGTTGGGGTAACACAGCTTCACGGGTACGTGACACCCTTGATATTTTAGATGAATTGATTGATTCTCCTGACCCCCAAACCATCGAATCCTTTATCTCTCGCATCCCGATGATTTTTAGAATCGTCCTGGTATCGGCGCACGGTTGGTTTGGTCAGGAAGGGGTTTTGGGTCGTCCTGATACTGGCGGACAAGTGGTTTATGTCCTCGACCAAGCTAAGAATCTGGAAAAACAACTCCAAGAAGATGCAGAGTTAGCAGGTTTAGATGGGCTAAATGTCGAGCCAAAAGTAATTATTCTCACCCGTTTGATTCCCAATAGTGACGGTACACTGTGTAATCAACGGCTAGAAAAAGTTCACGGTACAGAAAACGCTTGGATTTTGCGTGTACCTCTGCGGGAATTTAATCCCAACATGACGCAAAACTGGATTTCCCGATTTGAATTTTGGCCTTATCTCGAAACTTTTGCTATTGATTCCGAAAAAGAACTTCTCGCAGAATTTCAAGGTAATCCCGACTTAATTGTGGGTAACTACTCTGACGGTAACTTGGTAGCATTTCTCTTAGCACGGCGGATGGATGTGACTCAGTGCAACATCGCCCACGCTTTGGAAAAATCAAAATACCTGTTTAGTAACCTTTATTGGGAAGACTTAGAAGATAAATATCATTTCTCCTTGCAATTTACCGCCGATTTGATTGCAATGAATGCGGCAAACTTCGTGGTTAGCAGTACCTATCAAGAAATTGTCGGCACACCCGATAGTGTGGGACAGTATGAATCTTACAAATGCTTCACCATGCCGGAGTTATACCACGTAGTTAACGGGATTGAATTATTTAGTCCTAAGTTTAACGTTGTACCTCCTGGAGTTAACGAGAGTTACTACTTCCCTTATACACGTAAAGAAGACCGAGTAGAAGCTGATAGCGATCGCCTTGCTGATATCCTCTTTACTTTAGAAGATCCCAACCAAATCTTTGGTAAACTCGATGATCCCACAAAGCGTCCCCTGTTTTCCGTAGCCCGTCTTGACAGGATTAAAAACCTCACAGGTTTAGCAGAATGCTATGGTAAAAGTCCAGAATTACAGGAGCATTGCAACTTAATTTTAGTAGCGGGTAAGTTGCGTGTAGAAGACTCAGGCGACAACGAAGAACGCGACGAAATTATCAAACTCTATCACATCATTGAAGAGTACAACCTCTACGGTAAGATTCGTTGGTTAGGTGTCCGCCTAACCAAATCTGACTCTGGTGAAATTTACCGAGTCATAGCCGACCGTAAAGGTATCTTTGTCCAACCAGCTTTATTTGAAGCCTTTGGTTTGACAATCTTGGAATCTATGGTTTCAGGACTACCAACCTTTGCAACCCAATTTGGTGGACCACTAGAAATTATCCAAGATAAGGTAAATGGCTTTTACATTAACCCCACCAACTTAGAAGAAACCGCCGAGAAAATCTTAGAATTTGTGAGCAAATGTGATCAAAGTCCTCAATATTGGGATGCAGTTTCTCAGGAAGGAATTAACCGAGTATTGAGTACATATACTTGGAAAATTCACACCACCAAGCTGTTATCCTTAGCACGGATTTATGGCTTTTGGAACTTTACCTCCAAGGAAAATCGCGAAGACTTGTTGCGCTATCTTGAAGCTTTGTTCTATCTAATTTACAAACCCAAAGCCAAAGAATTATTAGAACAGCATCAGCATCGTTAG
- a CDS encoding DUF4359 domain-containing protein: MKALTIIACSGAVGLAALGVAMATTNPSQPEYEEYAAQRLTEYLKTDICQKTTNFLENLIKSQCETLVDQATPQMREILGRSTEQQNFVIFSIYRTNLNLSSLIPIYKFETVGAFNNFYTYTAEQQ; the protein is encoded by the coding sequence ATGAAAGCACTTACTATCATAGCCTGTTCGGGAGCAGTAGGACTAGCAGCCCTGGGGGTGGCAATGGCCACAACAAATCCTTCTCAACCTGAATACGAAGAGTATGCAGCCCAACGGCTCACAGAGTATCTAAAAACGGATATTTGCCAAAAAACCACAAATTTCCTCGAAAATTTAATTAAGTCTCAATGCGAAACTCTGGTAGATCAAGCAACTCCCCAAATGCGGGAAATCCTGGGAAGAAGTACAGAACAGCAAAATTTCGTGATTTTCAGTATTTACAGGACAAATTTAAATCTCAGTTCCTTGATACCTATTTACAAATTTGAAACGGTGGGAGCATTTAATAACTTTTATACTTATACCGCCGAGCAGCAATAA
- a CDS encoding sirohydrochlorin chelatase gives MTSAYLLVSHGSRDPRPEVAMQQLAGLVSDQLGNIKYPVGIAALELQPQPLHQQIQQFVTLLDGVNCLQVVPLFLLLGNHVMTDIPDEIALAKQALGEDMIIHLQPHLGSHPDLVKLLSQEMATMKAETTILLAHGSRRPGSLEPIETIAAKLGAVTAYWAVAPSLESRIQDLVAAGKREITILPYFLFTGGITDAIAQSIEKLKLQFPAVTFQLAAPLGASAELAEIIGDLIDT, from the coding sequence ATGACATCTGCGTATTTACTGGTATCCCACGGCAGTCGTGACCCCCGCCCAGAAGTTGCTATGCAGCAATTAGCAGGGTTAGTATCTGACCAACTGGGTAATATTAAATATCCTGTAGGTATAGCTGCTTTGGAATTACAGCCTCAGCCTTTACATCAGCAAATTCAACAATTTGTCACTTTACTTGACGGGGTTAATTGTTTGCAGGTTGTGCCGCTATTTCTGCTACTGGGTAACCATGTAATGACGGATATTCCTGATGAAATTGCTTTGGCAAAACAGGCTCTTGGTGAAGATATGATCATTCATCTGCAACCACATCTAGGTAGTCACCCTGATTTAGTAAAATTACTGTCTCAGGAAATGGCGACGATGAAAGCCGAAACCACAATTTTGTTAGCTCACGGTAGCCGTCGTCCTGGTTCCCTAGAACCAATAGAAACCATAGCTGCAAAGTTGGGCGCTGTAACTGCTTATTGGGCTGTAGCTCCTAGTTTAGAATCACGAATACAAGATTTGGTAGCTGCGGGAAAGAGGGAAATTACAATTTTGCCGTACTTTTTATTTACAGGTGGGATTACTGATGCGATCGCTCAGTCCATAGAAAAGCTAAAATTACAATTTCCTGCTGTCACTTTCCAACTGGCTGCGCCTTTGGGAGCAAGTGCAGAATTAGCTGAGATAATTGGGGATTTAATAGATACATGA
- the cobA gene encoding uroporphyrinogen-III C-methyltransferase codes for MSRTEKEGQKCLGKVYLVGAGPGDPGLMTLKGKGLLEGADIVIYDALVSPAILAMINPQAEKINAGKRMGRHSLLQSETTHLLIEKAQENAVVVRLKGGDPFIFGRGGEEMADLVAAGVSVEVVPGITSGIAASAYAGIPLTHRLYSSSVTFVTGHESVGKYKPQVNWQAIAHGSETIVIYMGIHNLPYIVEELKQAGLDSATPIALVRWGTRPEQEELIGTLETIIEQVEETGFSAPAIAVIGSVVNLHSILSGCRPV; via the coding sequence ATGAGCCGCACAGAGAAAGAAGGGCAAAAGTGTTTGGGTAAGGTTTATTTGGTAGGTGCGGGGCCAGGAGATCCAGGACTCATGACCCTCAAGGGTAAGGGTTTATTGGAAGGTGCAGATATAGTTATCTATGATGCCTTAGTCAGTCCAGCAATTTTAGCCATGATTAATCCCCAAGCTGAAAAAATCAATGCTGGTAAACGGATGGGGAGACATTCCTTATTACAGTCAGAAACCACCCATTTGTTAATTGAAAAGGCGCAAGAAAACGCTGTAGTGGTGCGGTTGAAGGGCGGTGACCCGTTTATTTTTGGTCGTGGTGGCGAGGAAATGGCAGATTTAGTAGCAGCCGGGGTTTCTGTAGAAGTTGTGCCAGGAATTACATCGGGAATTGCGGCTTCTGCTTATGCTGGCATACCTTTAACTCATAGATTATATAGCTCTTCTGTAACCTTTGTAACTGGACATGAGTCAGTAGGTAAGTATAAACCACAGGTAAATTGGCAAGCGATCGCTCACGGTTCAGAAACCATTGTGATTTACATGGGCATTCACAACCTGCCTTATATTGTGGAAGAGTTAAAGCAAGCTGGGTTAGATTCAGCCACACCTATAGCCTTAGTCCGTTGGGGTACAAGACCAGAACAAGAAGAACTGATTGGCACTTTAGAGACAATCATTGAGCAAGTTGAAGAAACTGGATTTAGCGCTCCGGCGATCGCAGTCATTGGCTCAGTAGTAAATCTGCACAGTATTCTCTCTGGGTGTCGTCCTGTTTGA
- a CDS encoding helix-turn-helix domain-containing protein: MQSRRSPCPIACTLDLIGDRWTLLIIRDMMFFHKQRFEEFLDSPEGISTNILANRLKLLEELGLAEKQPYSNHSRRMSYQLTEKGQSLRPVLKTIMVWGLRQIPETTTPDE; encoded by the coding sequence ATGCAGTCACGACGATCACCATGCCCGATAGCTTGTACATTAGATTTAATAGGCGATCGCTGGACGCTGCTGATCATTAGGGACATGATGTTTTTCCATAAGCAGCGTTTTGAGGAGTTTTTAGACTCCCCGGAAGGAATTTCGACGAATATATTGGCGAATCGGCTGAAATTGTTAGAAGAGTTAGGTTTAGCAGAAAAACAGCCATATAGTAATCATTCTCGTCGGATGAGCTATCAATTGACGGAAAAAGGTCAAAGTCTTCGCCCTGTATTAAAAACGATCATGGTTTGGGGACTTAGGCAAATTCCCGAAACTACAACTCCTGATGAGTAA
- a CDS encoding cupin domain-containing protein, which translates to MTQAKAPAKTAQNFAAADLGTFSELTQFAFQIPGSDRQIEGKIFLKQLLNLTSAEISINNLPPGKSVPFYHKHKFNEEIYIFVQGQGEFQVDERVFAVSEGSVVRVDPQGERCWRNTSNTENLICIVIQAKAGSYTEHTIQDGVCVQKRVSWVGKERV; encoded by the coding sequence ATGACTCAAGCTAAAGCACCTGCAAAAACAGCGCAAAACTTTGCTGCTGCGGATTTAGGCACGTTTTCTGAATTAACTCAATTTGCTTTTCAAATTCCCGGAAGCGATCGCCAAATTGAAGGTAAAATCTTTCTCAAGCAACTACTCAACCTCACAAGTGCCGAAATTTCCATCAACAACCTTCCTCCCGGCAAATCCGTCCCCTTTTATCACAAACATAAATTCAATGAAGAAATATACATCTTTGTCCAAGGACAAGGAGAATTTCAAGTAGATGAGCGTGTATTTGCTGTCAGTGAAGGTTCAGTGGTGCGCGTAGATCCTCAAGGAGAACGCTGTTGGCGTAACACCTCTAACACAGAGAATTTGATTTGCATTGTCATTCAAGCTAAAGCAGGTTCCTACACAGAACACACCATCCAAGATGGGGTTTGTGTACAAAAGCGGGTAAGTTGGGTTGGTAAAGAGCGAGTTTAG
- a CDS encoding GNAT family N-acetyltransferase translates to MTFAEIEYQDKTEIPRNQVINLYSECGWSSGQKPEKLLLALANSHTVISAWHQNLLIGLGNTISDGALVVYYSHLLILPAYQKRGIGREIMKRLQSRYINFHQQILLSIDHAVPFYEKLGFQDSQGVTPMWIYDGNDIDVAKKHD, encoded by the coding sequence ATGACTTTTGCAGAAATTGAGTATCAGGACAAAACAGAAATTCCCCGTAATCAGGTAATCAATCTGTATTCGGAATGTGGATGGTCATCAGGACAGAAGCCTGAGAAACTTTTGTTAGCACTTGCCAACTCGCACACAGTGATTTCAGCATGGCATCAGAATTTGCTGATTGGTCTTGGTAATACCATTTCAGATGGTGCTTTGGTTGTTTACTATTCTCATTTATTAATATTGCCAGCATATCAAAAAAGAGGCATAGGACGGGAAATTATGAAACGTCTACAAAGTCGTTATATTAATTTCCATCAGCAAATATTACTGTCAATAGATCATGCTGTTCCCTTCTACGAAAAACTTGGTTTCCAGGATTCACAAGGTGTCACACCAATGTGGATATATGATGGGAATGATATTGATGTTGCCAAAAAGCACGATTGA
- a CDS encoding PIN domain-containing protein produces the protein MSQLEILSLDQSCAEISGLIQADLETSGQPIGLADVLIAATAIANNLVLVTGNTKHYQKIQVLGYPLIIDNWRE, from the coding sequence TTGTCTCAACTGGAAATCTTGTCTTTAGACCAAAGCTGTGCAGAAATTTCAGGCTTGATTCAAGCGGATTTAGAAACATCAGGACAGCCAATAGGATTAGCAGATGTCTTAATAGCTGCTACAGCGATCGCCAATAATTTAGTTTTAGTAACAGGTAATACTAAACATTATCAGAAGATTCAAGTATTAGGATATCCTTTAATAATCGATAATTGGCGAGAATGA
- a CDS encoding tetratricopeptide repeat protein produces the protein MIERSTKAESPGILKAGDSPKSLAYWQGRTEEIAKIQQWLTDENTFLIGIEGIGGTGKSTLAAKIYHEIGGFSKRFWADVGNGASFSDLARKVLQEFGFSVPEQEMQLVEALIRCLRTHQFLLIIDNLESVLQADRQWGSLFYGDFFNAWVESGSKSKVLVTTRERPELPKGFAWLTLKGLQLEEGVALLTALDIRGNLAEFVKLVDGHPLLLKLVADLLKEEYSQDPDLRRLADLGLGNLQQLLTDPQVVGVHRRENVGMVLVLDASFARFSELQKALLLNISVYRGAIDSTAALAILPGSSEAEIEQELKNLVKRSFLLEKLNGKRWFEFQPVVLEYVRYKAGDQTEAHQRAIDYYRSIAKQPPWTTKEDVKEYLEIFDHFYQLEDYNSAFDSIRVCDDFLSLRGYYIDQVELYGQLVSKWAELDDRENGNYQASLTSLGNAYNDLGQYQRAIDFHQQSLDIAREIGDSPEERLRQLSGEGNSFIGLGNAYHSLGQYQRAIDFHQQSLDIKREIGDRNGVGSSLNNLGSAYNSLGKYQRAIEFHQQSLDIFRDIGNRNGVGSSLNNLGNVYEFLGKYQRAIEFHQQSLDIFRDIGDRNGVGTSLNNLGGAYKFLGQYQRAIDFYQQSLEISRGIGDRRGQGNSLNNLGSAYDSLGEYQRAIDFYQQSLDIAREIGDRRGQGNSLNNLGGAYNRLGQYQRAIDFYQQSLKISMEIGDRSGEGISLGNLGNAYNQLGQYQRAIDFYQQSLDIKRKIGDRSGEGISLGNLGNAYNDLGQYQRAIDFYQQSLDIAREIGDIRGEGNSLNNLGGAYNSLGQYQRAIDFFQQSLDIAREIGNRNGESNSLIGLGNAYNRLGQYQQAIDFFQQSLDIAREIGDRRGEGNSLNNLGNAYHRCGKIREGFAASYQAQQIFQELGLPFEAMPNPQWLKSIIKFAQRGWLQFILCFIFGLIAFPFALVWFILLLLWRFIRSQFRR, from the coding sequence TTGATAGAACGCAGTACCAAAGCCGAATCACCAGGGATTTTGAAAGCAGGTGACTCCCCCAAAAGCTTGGCTTACTGGCAAGGGAGAACAGAAGAAATTGCCAAAATACAGCAATGGTTAACCGATGAAAATACCTTCCTCATTGGCATAGAAGGCATTGGTGGTACAGGGAAATCTACGCTGGCTGCTAAAATTTACCATGAAATTGGGGGTTTCTCTAAACGTTTTTGGGCTGATGTCGGTAACGGGGCAAGTTTTAGCGATTTAGCGAGGAAAGTATTACAAGAGTTTGGCTTTTCGGTTCCAGAACAAGAAATGCAGTTAGTCGAGGCGTTGATTAGGTGTTTACGAACTCATCAATTTTTACTGATTATTGACAATTTAGAGAGTGTATTACAAGCAGATAGACAATGGGGAAGTCTATTTTATGGTGATTTCTTTAACGCCTGGGTGGAATCTGGCAGTAAGAGTAAAGTCTTAGTCACCACTAGGGAAAGACCTGAATTACCAAAAGGCTTTGCATGGCTAACCCTGAAAGGTTTGCAATTAGAGGAAGGAGTCGCACTGTTAACTGCATTAGACATTCGGGGAAATTTAGCAGAGTTTGTCAAATTGGTAGATGGGCATCCCTTATTGTTGAAATTGGTAGCTGATTTATTAAAAGAAGAATATTCTCAAGACCCAGATTTAAGAAGACTAGCAGATTTAGGTTTAGGCAACTTGCAGCAGTTGTTGACAGATCCCCAAGTGGTAGGTGTGCATCGCCGGGAAAATGTGGGGATGGTGTTGGTATTAGATGCCAGTTTTGCAAGATTTAGTGAACTGCAAAAGGCGTTATTGCTGAATATTAGTGTGTATCGTGGTGCAATTGATAGCACAGCAGCCTTGGCTATATTACCGGGAAGTTCAGAAGCAGAAATTGAGCAAGAGTTAAAGAATCTGGTTAAGCGTTCTTTTTTATTAGAAAAACTTAATGGTAAGCGATGGTTTGAGTTTCAGCCAGTGGTGTTGGAGTATGTGCGATATAAAGCAGGTGATCAAACAGAGGCGCATCAACGAGCCATTGATTATTATCGCTCAATTGCTAAACAACCACCCTGGACAACAAAAGAAGATGTCAAAGAATACTTAGAAATTTTTGATCACTTTTATCAGTTGGAAGATTATAACTCTGCCTTTGATAGCATTCGCGTTTGCGATGATTTTTTAAGCTTGCGGGGTTATTACATCGACCAAGTGGAATTATATGGGCAGTTGGTCAGTAAATGGGCAGAACTTGACGATAGAGAAAATGGGAATTATCAGGCTTCTCTCACTTCATTAGGCAATGCTTACAATGACCTGGGACAGTACCAACGGGCGATTGATTTCCACCAGCAGTCTTTGGACATCGCCAGGGAAATAGGCGATTCTCCAGAGGAGAGGCTTCGCCAACTCAGTGGTGAAGGTAATTCCTTCATAGGTTTGGGCAATGCTTACCATTCCCTGGGACAGTACCAACGGGCGATTGATTTCCACCAGCAGTCTTTGGATATCAAACGGGAGATAGGCGATCGCAATGGCGTAGGTAGTTCCTTAAACAATTTGGGGAGTGCTTATAATTCTCTGGGAAAATACCAACGGGCGATAGAGTTCCACCAACAGTCTTTGGATATCTTTAGGGACATAGGCAATCGCAATGGCGTAGGTAGTTCCTTAAACAATTTAGGCAATGTTTACGAGTTCCTGGGAAAATACCAACGGGCGATAGAGTTCCACCAACAGTCTTTGGATATCTTTAGGGACATAGGCGATCGCAATGGCGTAGGTACTTCCTTAAACAATTTGGGCGGTGCTTACAAGTTCCTGGGACAATACCAACGGGCGATTGATTTTTACCAGCAGTCTTTGGAAATATCAAGGGGGATAGGCGATCGCCGTGGTCAAGGTAATTCCTTAAACAATTTGGGCAGTGCTTATGATTCCCTGGGAGAGTACCAACGGGCGATTGATTTTTACCAGCAGTCTTTGGATATCGCTAGGGAAATTGGCGATCGCCGTGGTCAAGGTAATTCCTTAAACAATTTGGGCGGTGCTTACAATCGACTGGGACAATACCAACGGGCGATTGATTTTTACCAGCAGTCTTTGAAAATCTCTATGGAGATAGGAGATCGCAGTGGTGAAGGTATTTCCTTGGGCAATTTGGGGAATGCTTACAATCAACTGGGACAGTACCAACGGGCGATTGATTTTTACCAGCAGTCTTTGGATATCAAACGGAAAATAGGCGATCGCAGTGGTGAAGGTATTTCCTTGGGCAATTTGGGCAATGCTTACAATGACCTTGGACAGTACCAACGGGCGATTGATTTTTACCAGCAGTCTTTGGATATCGCTAGGGAAATTGGCGATATTCGTGGTGAAGGTAATTCCTTAAACAATTTGGGCGGTGCTTATAATTCCCTGGGACAGTATCAACGGGCGATTGATTTCTTCCAGCAGTCTTTGGATATCGCTAGGGAAATAGGCAATCGCAACGGCGAAAGTAATTCCTTAATCGGTTTGGGCAATGCTTACAATCGACTGGGACAATACCAACAGGCGATTGATTTCTTCCAGCAGTCTTTGGATATCGCTAGGGAAATTGGTGATCGCCGTGGTGAAGGTAATTCCTTGAACAATTTGGGCAATGCTTATCATCGGTGTGGCAAAATTCGAGAAGGATTTGCAGCCTCGTATCAAGCCCAGCAAATTTTTCAAGAACTTGGGCTTCCTTTTGAAGCAATGCCTAATCCTCAGTGGCTAAAATCAATCATAAAATTCGCTCAACGTGGTTGGTTACAGTTTATTTTGTGTTTCATTTTTGGGCTGATAGCCTTTCCCTTTGCCCTTGTATGGTTTATTCTGCTACTTTTATGGCGTTTCATACGTTCCCAATTTAGAAGATGA
- a CDS encoding FAD-dependent monooxygenase has product MAQIIIVGAGPTGAALALLLVKRGINVTLIEAAKDFHRVFRGEGLMPSGLDALTQMGLSNVLEEIPTRQLDGWEFIIEGKQLFRVDEPMGATRPCTLVSQPPLLKALISEAQTHDGFEFIQGVAVKDLFWSDNRVAGVILSDGRQLTADLVIGADGRNSIVRERAGLKLVKQPKNIDILWFKLAASPQFADDNVFRTIVNSDRIFSIFHGAESGKLHLAYVISAEEKTDYKQENWGEIFASLSPSWLAEHFRNHADSIESPIKLSVVVGCCPQWHSPGILLLGDAAHPMSPVRAQGINVALRDVIVAANHLVPILQADAKYQKIDTALSNIQAERQPEIIRAQQLQLQEAAQGELLRKNSLVRFLRSAPLSLLIQFSPLLRTIIKQSWSRRQRQMRQGITRVSLKV; this is encoded by the coding sequence ATGGCACAAATTATTATTGTAGGTGCAGGCCCCACAGGTGCAGCACTGGCTTTACTCCTAGTAAAACGTGGTATTAATGTAACCCTCATTGAAGCAGCAAAAGACTTTCATCGGGTATTTCGCGGTGAGGGATTAATGCCTAGTGGGTTAGATGCACTCACACAAATGGGACTATCAAATGTGTTAGAAGAGATTCCCACTCGCCAACTCGATGGCTGGGAGTTCATCATTGAGGGAAAACAATTATTTCGCGTAGACGAGCCAATGGGCGCAACTCGTCCCTGTACACTGGTATCACAACCGCCACTGCTCAAAGCCTTGATTTCCGAAGCTCAAACCCATGATGGATTTGAATTTATCCAGGGTGTTGCTGTCAAAGATTTATTTTGGAGTGATAACCGAGTTGCAGGTGTGATACTCAGTGATGGGCGACAACTAACTGCTGATTTAGTCATTGGGGCGGATGGTCGTAACTCAATTGTCCGGGAACGTGCTGGATTAAAATTAGTCAAACAGCCCAAAAATATCGATATTCTCTGGTTTAAGTTGGCAGCAAGCCCCCAGTTTGCAGATGATAATGTGTTTCGGACGATAGTAAATAGCGATCGCATCTTTAGCATCTTTCATGGTGCAGAGTCTGGTAAACTACATCTAGCTTATGTAATCTCCGCAGAGGAAAAAACCGACTACAAACAAGAAAATTGGGGAGAAATTTTCGCCTCACTATCTCCCTCATGGCTAGCAGAACATTTTCGCAATCATGCAGACAGCATCGAATCTCCCATTAAGCTGTCTGTTGTCGTGGGTTGTTGTCCACAATGGCACTCACCAGGGATACTGCTTCTAGGTGACGCTGCACATCCCATGTCTCCTGTCCGCGCTCAAGGTATAAATGTCGCATTGCGTGATGTAATTGTCGCTGCTAATCATCTTGTCCCGATATTGCAAGCAGACGCGAAATACCAAAAAATTGATACTGCACTATCAAACATTCAAGCAGAACGTCAGCCAGAAATTATCCGCGCCCAGCAACTTCAGTTACAAGAAGCCGCACAAGGCGAACTACTGCGAAAAAATTCCCTAGTGCGATTCCTACGGAGCGCTCCGCTATCGCTCTTAATCCAATTTTCGCCTTTACTCCGGACAATCATTAAACAGTCTTGGTCTCGGAGACAACGCCAAATGCGCCAAGGAATCACACGGGTAAGTTTAAAAGTATGA